DNA sequence from the Eisenibacter elegans DSM 3317 genome:
GCGCCAGCTTCTTGCATATGGTAGCCGCTGATACTGATAGAGTTGAACTTGGGCATATGCTGTGCTGTGTAGGCAAAAATATCGGCAATGATACGCATCGAAGGCTCAGGGGGGTAGATATAGGTATTGCGTACCATAAACTCCTTGAGGATGTCGTTTTGGATTGTGCCGGTTAGCTTTTCGGCGCTTACACCCTGCTCTTCGGCAGCGACAATGTAGAAGGCCATCACCGGAATCACAGCGCCGTTCATCGTCATAGAAACAGACATTTCATCGAGCGGGATACCGTCAAAGAGGATTTTCATATCCTCTACGGAGTCAATAGCTACCCCGGCCTTGCCTACATCGCCCACAACACGAGGGTGATCAGAATCATAACCTCGGTGGGTGGCCAAGTCAAAAGCAACAGAAAGCCCCTTTTGCCCGGCGGCCAAATTGCGTCTATAAAAGGCATTGGACTCCTCTGCCGTCGAAAAACCAGCATATTGGCGGATAGTCCAAGGGCGCTGGGTATACATCGTGGCATAGGGGCCGCGCAAATAGGGTGGTAGCCCCGCACCAAAGCCGAGGTGATGTACCTCTTGCAGGTCTTGGGCGGTGTAAAAAGGCTTTAACTCAATTTTTTCGGCTGTTTTCCAAGCTTTTGCGCCTGTGCTGGGAGAGGTATCCGCCGTTGATGGGTGGAGGCGGGTATAGGCAATTTGGGTAAAATCGGGCTTCATGGGGCAAGCAATGTTTTGAGATAGAGTTACTTGGCCGTCAACAACGGTAGGGTTGAATCGCCGTGCTTTATTGGCTGACTTGTAAAGTTACAAAATTACACCAAGATTTATTTGATTTAAAGAGTTTGCCATCGGTGATTTTCTTGATGTTTTTAGGACTCTTATATATTTCCGGTACAGGTTATGTAGCATGGCCTTGAAGCTGCCATTTTTGGCAGAGGTTGTGTAGCATTGTTTTTAGGTGGCCGTATTTTGATATATGGTACATTATTGCTAGGGCTATAAACCACTGCACTGGATATTCTGACTTTCGTCCTTGTTGTGCTCAATTTTGCCCTTGTTCTTGACGCATATGTGGCCGCAAGGAGCGTAAGTAAGCGCAACTTTGCAGGACAAGTTCCTATCTGCTTTTGGGGACACAGGCACAGGCGGAGCATACAAGCCCTACGGGGCTGATTAATGGGGTAGCTTTTTTGGAACGCCCCCTAAAAGCCTAGGCAGCAGGGGGTAATCACCCGAAAATTTGGAAAAAAAATCTTATTAGCCCGTAATTGTCAAAAAAAAACATGATTTTTGCTCGTATAGTAGCTCTACTCTTATGACAACAGTTGTGTTTGGGCGTGTGCTGTTCACGCGGTTTTTGTTCCAGAAATATCTTTTGGGCATTGGCTTAGCCTTGCTTTGCAGTGCTTGTTTTAGCCCTAAAGCTGCCTTGCGGCACATTCCGCAAGAAACACCCTTGGTTGTCAAAACCAACCTGCTGGGGGTAGCAGTAAAATTAGCCCCTTACCAAGACTTTTTTGCGGAGGAGATGAAGGACTTGCTCCCTCCGGCCTTCAACGATAGCATCCAAAACACCAAATTGCTCAAAAGGGTAAAACGCTCTGGGGTCAACCTGATGCGGATGTATACCCACGGTACTATCTTCAATGAAGAAAGCAACTACTTGGTTATGACTGCGCCCCTGCTGCGTGCCAAGCGCTTTCAGCGGGTGATGGAACACCTGTTGGACTCTGGTCGCATCCAAAAAACTGAAACCTCGCGCTATCAGTATACTTTTCACGAGCGGATGGCCCTGACTTGGGACAAGCGCGTGGTGATGCTTTGTTATATGCCTCACCCCACTCCTTCGGTACAGCCTCTTGCCCTGCTCGACAGTCTTTTTGCGCGTCCTGCGCAGACTTCTGTCTGGGATAAACACCGGAACTTCCGCCAAGCCAACCGGCAGTGGTCGGAGTCGATGTTATGGCTTAACATGGGGGCATTACGCCAAACGCCGTTTATGCAAAACCTGATAGGGGATCGGGTATGGATGCAGACCCTGCCGTTTGAAGACAACTACCTGCGGGCTTCCCTAAAGTTTGGCGAAAGCAGTATCCAGATGGATGTCCGCTATACTTTACCAGACTCTGTGGCGCGGCGCTATCGCCGTTTTCTCAAAAAATCTTTAGATCCCAGTCTAGTTGACAATGCCCCCATACAAGACCCCGCGCTCGTAGGTGCTATAGGAGTCAATATGAAAGACCTGCCCCATTGGCTCAAACAACGCAATTTTTATGAGGCTATCAACAATGTAGCAGCCTTCGTTGACCTCGAAGGTACAGACTTGTTACAAATGATGCGGGGTGACCTAGCCTTTTTTGTCAAAGATATACACCGGGTATACGAAAATGGCAAGGAACGCCTCAAACTAGATTATGCCCTTGGCCTTGGAGTACAAAACCAAGAAACGCTCAACAACCTCTTTACGCTGCTCAAAGAAAGCGGGCTGCTAGTAGAGAAAAACGGGCTATACACCTTCTTTGAGGAGTATTTCCTCATCGAAGAAGGAAACATCCTTTATCTGACCAATAGCGAAAACATACACAGAGACTTTGTGGGTAATGAAGCCTTACAGCAAAAAAATATTACTGCTCTAGCCCAAACACATAGCCTGATGCTTTTTGCTGACGAAAGCCTTAACTCACACTTGAGCAGACCACGCTACGCCAGCCTAGAAGGTAGCAATGCCCCCCAACAAGGGCTGCGGCTGCCCATCAAAGAAGTAGACTTGTTTATGCGCAATATCAGCCAGAAACACGTCGCAGGGATGGCGCAAATCAAACTTACGAGCATCGAAAATGCGCTCATTACACTTTACAAAGGAATCAAACCAATACTCTTGGGAGCACTTCACGAATAAACTGCGAAATTTAGCCCGACCAGTGCTATTTTCCCGCCATTGGTTGTATCTTTGGATGGCCTATGTGATTGATAATAAGCATATCATCATCCCATATTTTAGGCCGCCGCTTCGTGTTTTAATGGCCTTGTGCCTTCCTGATACTTCTTCAACTAGATTTTGGACTTTAGAATACTAACACCTAAAATCAATACAAACATACACTATGCGATTGTACTACCCCACAAGACCATTACATTCTCTTTTTCTTGGATTTTGCCTCAGCCTGATGTTATGGAGCTGTGGCAAATCTGTACAACACGAACGCTATATTCCCAAAAATGCTTCTTTTGTCTTGAGCATAGACCTCAAGCAGCTCAGCAGCAAAGCGCCCGAACAGTGGGCAGCGCTTTTTGACAAACCCGCCAAAGAGTTGTTTGTGGCCTTGGGAGGCAAGGCAGACTTCTTGCTAGGCGCACAAATGCAGACCGCAGGCATCGATACCAAAATGCCAGTTTATTTCTTCTCGGCTCCCGAAGAAGGCGTACAACAGCGCAAAGACGAATACTTGGCTATGACCTGGATTATCAACGATGAGGCGGCCTTTGAACAATACATCCAACAAATCCACAATGGCAAAACTGTACGCTCACAAGACGGTGTGCGCTACCTCATGCTCGGAGAAAATACCATCTTGACTTGGGCCAATCAGTTTGCGATTCTGTGTCAGTTTGCCAACCCTATTGAGCAGGCCAAGCTCTTGCGCCATGTCTTGCGGATGCGCGATTTGCCCGAAAAAGAATCGCTAAGTGCCCAAAATGTTTCGTTTCAAAACTTGCGCTCCAAGCCTGCTGATGCCTCGGTATGGGTGCATTTGGGCCGCCTCAATAGGGATGTCAACCGCTTGACTCCAGGAACCCTGCCATTGTCGTTTGACCTGAATGAGTGCTATTTCTCGGCCAGTATCAAGCTCGAAGCCTCCCAAATAAGCGCTGAAACTAAGCTGACCCTCAGCCCCAAGATGGAGCGCTATAGCAAGATATTTGACAGTCAAGTAGATCCGCAGCTGGTCTTGCAGCTTCCCGGCGCTGGGCAGTCTTTGCTCTTGGCCAGTACTAGTTTGCGCTTAGAAGAAATCTATACCACGGTCAACGATCTCTTTGGAAACTTTATCAACAAACAGCTGCAATCCTCCACAGGCCTAGGATTGAAGGACTTCTTCGATACCTTTTCGGGCAATGTGGCCATATCGCTGCGTGATATTACACTCACCGACTATACCACCGAAAGCCTTAACCTCGTTACTGGAGAGCCCGAGATTCAAATCAGCTCACAGATTGATTATCAATATATGATAGGGCTGTCTGTAAAGAATAAAAAAAATCTCAAAACCTTGCTCCAAATGCTTAGCGAAGGAGCAACCCCCTTTATCCGCAAGATAGAGAGCTGCTACATGCGTGATATGGGTGATGGGCAAGTGCTTTATATCATCGAAACACCCCAACACCTTTTGTTGACATTTACGCCCACACTCAAAGATGAAGTCCTGCGGAAGTTGGCTCCCGGCAATGTAGCCGAGGGCTTTGGCCAACAACATTGGCTAATGGCGCAAATGGACTTACGCCCCGAAGCCCTAAGTCGGCTGCCGAGTGAGTTGGGAGAAGATCTGCCTTGGTTGCGTAGTTTCCAACGCAAAGAAGCTCCCTTTGCCTTGCAAAACCTAGAATATAACCTACAACCTGCTAAAGGCAACATAGCCGAAGGGCAGATGCGCTTAAAACTCAATAAAGAAGGACTGAGTATGGTAGACTTGCTGCGCCTCTTTTTAGACATGATACCGACTTCGGAAGCCTCCTAACTGCTTATGGATATTATT
Encoded proteins:
- a CDS encoding DUF4836 family protein, whose translation is MLWSCGKSVQHERYIPKNASFVLSIDLKQLSSKAPEQWAALFDKPAKELFVALGGKADFLLGAQMQTAGIDTKMPVYFFSAPEEGVQQRKDEYLAMTWIINDEAAFEQYIQQIHNGKTVRSQDGVRYLMLGENTILTWANQFAILCQFANPIEQAKLLRHVLRMRDLPEKESLSAQNVSFQNLRSKPADASVWVHLGRLNRDVNRLTPGTLPLSFDLNECYFSASIKLEASQISAETKLTLSPKMERYSKIFDSQVDPQLVLQLPGAGQSLLLASTSLRLEEIYTTVNDLFGNFINKQLQSSTGLGLKDFFDTFSGNVAISLRDITLTDYTTESLNLVTGEPEIQISSQIDYQYMIGLSVKNKKNLKTLLQMLSEGATPFIRKIESCYMRDMGDGQVLYIIETPQHLLLTFTPTLKDEVLRKLAPGNVAEGFGQQHWLMAQMDLRPEALSRLPSELGEDLPWLRSFQRKEAPFALQNLEYNLQPAKGNIAEGQMRLKLNKEGLSMVDLLRLFLDMIPTSEAS